The following coding sequences are from one Acipenser ruthenus chromosome 7, fAciRut3.2 maternal haplotype, whole genome shotgun sequence window:
- the LOC117414699 gene encoding bone morphogenetic protein receptor type-1A-like: protein MTWIHVCVTVFGAYVFLVLNARAGQNPDHVLLGTGVKPGESKRAQDGSTVSPEDAPRFLSCYCSGHCPEDAINNTCETNGQCFSIIEEDEHGETRLTSGCVKYEGSDFQCKDSPRVTLRRTIDCCQTDFCNRDLQPTLPPRIEKDPLFGSAHWLAFLISVTVCSIVLIVITVICYYRYKWQTERRRYNRELEQDEAFIPVGESLKDLIDHSQSSGSGSGLPLLVQRTIAKQIQMVRQIGKGRYGEVWLGRWRGEKVAVKVFFSREEASWFRETEIYQTVLMRHENILGFIAADIKGTGTFTQLFLITDYHENGSLYDYLKFTTLDTKSLLKLAYSAACGLCHLHTEIYGTQGKPAIAHRDLKSKNILMKKNGTCCIADLGLAVKFNSDTNEVDIPLNTRVGTKRYMAPEVLDESLNKNHFQAYIMADIYSYGLVIWEMARRCVTGGILEEYQLPYHDMVPCDPSYEEMREVVCVKCVRPAVSNRWNSDECLRAMLKLMSECWAQNPASRLTALRVKKTLAKMVESQDIKI from the exons ATGACTTGGATTCATGTTTGCGTCACCGTGTTTGGGGCCTATGTCTTCCTGGTACTCAACGCTAGAG CGGGTCAGAACCCAGACCACGTGCTCCTCGGCACGGGTGTCAAACCCGGGGAGTCCAAAAGGGCGCAGGACGGCTCGACGGTGTCTCCCGAGGACGCCCCCCGCTTTCTGAGCTGTTACTGTTCAGGGCACTGTCCTGAAGATGCCATTAACAACACCTGCGA GACGAACGGGCAGTGTTTTTCCATCATAGAGGAGGATGAGCATGGAGAGACTCGCCTGACATCAGGCTGCGTGAAGTACGAAGGCTCTGACTTCCAGTGCAAG GACTCCCCAAGAGTGACCCTCAGACGGACTATTGATTGCTGCCAAACAGACTTCTGCAACCGGGACCTGCAGCCTACACTGCCACCACGCATTGAGAAAG ACCCCCTCTTTGGCAGTGCCCACTGGCTTGCCTTTTTGATCTCTGTGACAGTCTGCAGCATCGTGCTCATTGTGATCACTGTCATCTGCTACTACAG GTATAAGTGGCAGACAGAAAGACGGCGCTATAACAGGGAGCTGGAGCAGGACGAGGCCTTCATCCCTGTTGGGGAATCGCTTAAAGATCTGATTGACCATTCACAGAGCTCTGGGAGTGGGTCCGGGCTCCCCCTGCTG GTACAGCGCACAATTGCCAAGCAGATCCAGATGGTGCGCCAGATCGGGAAGGGGCGTTACGGTGAGGTGTGGCTCGGGCGCTGGCGAGGAGAGAAGGTGGCGGTCAAGGTGTTCTTCTCCAGAGAGGAGGCCAGCTGGTTCAGGGAGACGGAGATCTACCAGACTGTGCTTATGAGGCACGAGAACATACTGG GCTTTATTGCTGCGGACATCAAAGGCACAGGCACGTTCACGCAGCTCTTCCTGATCACGGATTACCACGAGAACGGCTCTCTCTACGACTACCTGAAGTTCACCACGCTGGACACCAAGTCCCTGCTGAAGCTGGCGTACTCGGCGGCCTGCGGCCTGTGCCACCTGCACACAGAGATCTACGGCACGCAGGGCAAGCCTGCCATTGCGCACCGTGACCTCAAGAGCAAGAACATTCTGATGAAGAAGAACGGCACCTGCTGCATCGCTGACCTCGGCCTGGCCGTCAAATTCAACAG TGACACGAACGAGGTGGATATCCCACTGAACACGCGCGTTGGCACCAAACGTTACATGGCTCCCGAGGTGCTGGACGAGAGCCTGAATAAGAACCACTTCCAGGCCTACATCATGGCGGACATCTACAGCTACGGACTCGTCATTTGGGAGATGGCTCGCCGCTGCGTCACTGGAG GTATCTTGGAAGAGTACCAACTGCCCTACCACGACATGGTGCCTTGCGACCCGTCCTATGAGGAGATGCGGGAGGTGGTGTGCGTGAAATGTGTCCGTCCCGCTGTGTCCAACCGGTGGAACAGTGATGAG TGTCTGAGGGCGATGCTGAAGTTGATGTCTGAGTGTTGGGCCCAAAATCCTGCCTCCCGCTTGACAGCACTACGGGTCAAAAAGACTCTTGCCAAAATGGTTGAATCGCAGGACATCAAGATATGA